The proteins below come from a single Oncorhynchus gorbuscha isolate QuinsamMale2020 ecotype Even-year linkage group LG12, OgorEven_v1.0, whole genome shotgun sequence genomic window:
- the LOC123990394 gene encoding zinc finger E-box-binding homeobox 1-like, with protein sequence MADGPRCKRRKQANPRRNNVTSYSNVVKTPGSDSDDEDKLHIVEEDGSLADGADCDSNVPSEDHNGDRSDEAREECGSDGEDDGRTDALVEEMLQQGDTAVIYPEAPEDEPRQGTPEASGHDENGTPDAFSQLLTCPYCSRGYKRYTSLKEHIKLRHEKSEDNFSCSQCSYTFAYRTQLERHMTAHKAGRDQRHVTQSGGNRKFNCTECEKAFKYKHHLKEHLRIHSGEKPYECSNCKKRFSHSGSYSSHISSKKCISVISAVNGRPRPSAKASQCPSPAMPASPSSTTARTQIWDKPLQEQLPLNQIKSEPVDYEYKAMVLSPATTGGNGHGGGVLNGGAAGPLQGAVQAVMLPTMGLVSPISINLADLQNILKVAVDGNMIRQMLENNAKAAGTGTGATGVPHQQLISAISLPIIGQDGNATKIIINYSLDPSQTQLTAQNLKKEPQTLVTMPGQPQAQLLAEVAIEPCSKAQQKLPEDLTLSRPPRSKEEKMEEENEKEEGEETTKTCLLCGDCPGGLDVLHALEHCKKASGLRINGDKSESAIASLLSEGVGNQPKNLLSLLKAYFALNAEPTKEELSEISDSVSLPTDVVKKWFDKMQSSQVSLGAPTPPSEEEGPLSESPGATVVSPKVRPEQDTEGPTMMQSGPAEATPAEVNGSMRSPASPTPLNLTAGGPVPAKPSSSDSTDGPLDLSLPKPTREEAAAAATYHASVYSHQDEPLNLTKTCTTKKELPLAGATGHHVTRQPVSLYTASPQSANPISIMTTQLPSGTIYAITDQGRAGMPCLRAVTTSNNQTILIPQLAYTYTTTATANSPAGTETQEKTTLQVNGIKEERQDTSSEGVSTMEELNDSDSAPSRKKMRKTESGMYACDLCDKIFQKSSSLLRHKYEHTGKRPHECGICRKAFKHKHHLIEHMRLHSGEKPYQCDKCGKRFSHSGSYSQHMNHRYSYCKKEALEGSQGGIGEEVLEEEMESPVGLALGLGGEQQEQSDSRPTSSHLDSDERGSSTREDEEESEEEGEEEDMETAAGEEVEGDPDRVLDMDDIQVVRIGDEGGDEEEEAEKEEDTGREEGESEEEQGVERVVVGGEGEEGEEEEEGVVGVEVKEEQEEEEVTGKKADTRQEEVQENREKEEEHGGEKQQAEEQVEEELSEKEETMDTEKGLTSEDKEESGSRAAEESEVMKENEGETNRNTVSEDKNQTPTGEKGDPN encoded by the exons taacCAGCTACAGTAATGTGGTGAAGACGCCTGGCTCAGACTCAGATGATGAGGACAAGCTTCACATCGTGGAGGAGGACGGGAGTCTGGCAGACGGGGCAGACTGTGACAGTAATGTGCCCAGTGAAGATCACAACGGAGACCGCTCAGATGAAG CGAGGGAGGAGTGTGGTTCAGACGGGGAGGACGATGGCAGGACGGACGCTCTGGTGGAGGAGATGCTGCAGCAGGGAGACACAGCCGTCATTTACCCAGAAGCCCCGGAGGACGAGCCACGCCAAGGGACCCCCGAGGCCAGCGGACATGACGAGAACG GCACTCCGGATGCGTTCTCCCAGCTCCTCACCTGTCCCTACTGCTCCCGCGGCTACAAGCGTTACACGTCCCTGAAGGAGCACATCAAGCTGCGCCACGAGAAGAGCGAGGACAACTTCAGCTGCTCCCAGTGCAGCTACACTTTTGCCTACCGCACACAGCTGGAGAGACACATGACGGCCCACAAAGCTGGTAGAGACCAG AGGCACGTGACGCAGTCGGGGGGCAACCGCAAATTCAACTGCACCGAATGTGAAAAAGCATTTAAGTACAAGCACCACCTGAAGGAGCACCTACGCATCCACAGCG gagagaagccatacGAGTGCTCCAACTGCAAGAAGCGTTTCTCCCACTCGGGTTCCTACAGTTCCCACATCAGCAGTAAGAAGTGCATCAGCGTGATCTCGGCAGTCAACGGCCGCCCCCGGCCCAGCGCCAAGGCGTCCCAGTGCCCGTCCCCAGCCATGCCCGCCTCGCCCTCCTCCACCACCGCACGCACACAGATCTGGGATAAACCTTTACAGGAGCAACTACCCCTCAATCAGATCAAGAGCGAGCCAGTGGACTATGAGTACAAGGCCATGGTGTTGTCTCCAGCAACGACAGGAGGAAACGGTCATGGAGGAGGGGTGTTAAACGGGGGTGCCGCGGGCCCCCTGCAGGGTGCGGTTCAGGCTGTGATGCTGCCCACCATGGGTCTGGTATCTCCCATCAGCATCAACCTGGCAGACCTGCAGAACATCTTGAAG GTGGCGGTGGACGGTAACATGATCAGACAGATGTTGGAGAACAATGCCAAGGCAGCGGGGACAGGCACAGGGGCGACGGGTGTTCCTCACCAGCAGCTCATCTCAGCCATCAGTCTCCCCATCATCGGTCAGGACGGCAACGCTACCAAGATCATCATCAACTACAGCCTCGATCCCAGCCAGACCCAGCTCACTGCCCAGAACCTGAAGAAGGAACCTCAGACTCTGGTTACAATGCCAGGCCAGCCCCAGGCTCAGCTCCTGGCCGAGGTTGCCATAGAGCCCTGCAGCAAGGCCCAGCAGAAACTCCCAGAGGACCTGACACTCAGCAGGCCCCCCAGGAGCAAAGAGGAGAAGATGGAAGAGGAAaacgagaaggaggagggggaggagaccaCTAAGACCTGTCTGCTCTGTGGCGACTGCCCCGGTGGTCTGGACGTGCTCCACGCACTCGAGCACTGTAAGAAGGCCTCAGGCCTCAGGATCAATGGGGACAAATCAGAGTCGGCCATCGCCTCGTTACTGTCCGAGGGGGTCGGGAACCAGCCCAAGAACCTCCTGTCCCTCCTCAAGGCCTACTTCGCCCTAAACGCTGAGCCAACCAAGGAGGAGCTCAGCGAGATCTCAGATTCAGTCAGCCTGCCCACCGACGTGGTCAAGAAGTGGTTCGACAAGATGCAGAGCAGTCAGGTCTCACTAGGAGCTCCGACACCTCCGTCTGAGGAAGAGGGACCCTTGTCTGAGAGTCCTGGGGCCACAGTTGTGTCCCCTAAGGTAAGACCAGAGCAGGACACAGAGGGTCCCACCATGATGCAGTCCGGCCCAGCCGAGGCCACTCCGGCTGAGGTTAACGGCTCCATGCGCTCCCCAGCCTCCCCCACACCACTAAACCTGACCGCCGGGGGGCCCgtcccagccaaaccctcctccTCGGACAGCACTGATGGCCCTCTGGACCTGTCGCTACCAAAGCCCACCCGAGAGGAGGCCGCAGCCGCCGCCACTTACCACGCCTCTGTTTACTCCCATCAGGACGAACCCCTGAACTTGACGAAGACTTGCACAACAAAGAAAGAACTTCCGCTCGCCGGCGCCACTGGCCACCACGTGACTAGACAACCTGTGTCCCTGTACACCGCCAGCCCACAAAGTGCCAACCCCATCAGTATCATGACCACTCAGCTGCCCAGCGGGACCATTTATGCCATCACTGACCAGGGCCGTGCAGGCATGCCCTGCCTCCGGGCAGTTACCACTAGTAACAACCAGACTATCCTCATCCCACAGCTGGCCTATACCTATACCACTACAGCTACAGCCAACAGCCCtgcagggacagagacacaggAGAAGACCACACTGCAAGTCAACGGCATCAAG GAGGAGCGTCAGGACACCAGCTCAGAGGGCGTGTCCACCATGGAAGAGCTGAACGACTCAGACTCCGCCCCTTCCAGGAAGAAAATGAGGAAAACGGAGAGTGGGATGTACGCCTGCGACCTGTGTGACAAGATCTTCCAGAAGAGCAGCTCTCTGCTCCGACATAAATACGAACACACAG GCAAGCGACCCCACGAGTGCGGTATCTGCAGGAAGGCCTTCAAACACAAGCACCACTTGATAGAACACATGCGTCTCCACTCCGGGGAGAAACCCTACCAGTGCGACAAGTGTGGCAAGCGCTTCTCTCACTCGGGCTCTTACTCCCAGCACATGAACCACCGTTACTCCTATTGCAAGAAGGAGGCGCTGGAAGGAAGTCAAGGAGGTATAGGGGAGGAGGtgctggaggaggagatggagagccCTGTGGGGTTGGCCCTGGGCCTCGGAGGGGAGCAGCAGGAGCAGTCAGACAGCAGGCCCACCTCCTCCCACCTGGACTCTGACGAGCGAGGGAGCAGCACcagggaggacgaggaggagagcgaggaggagggggaggaggaggacatggagacagcggcaggggaggaggtggagggggatcCGGACAGAGTTCTGGATATGGATGACATACAGGTGGTGCGGATAGGAGACGAGGGAGGGGACGAGGAGGAAGAGGCGGAGAAGGAAGAAGACACTGgtcgagaggagggagagagtgaggaagagcaGGGAGTGGAGAGAGTAGTGGtcgggggtgaaggggaggaaggagaagaagaagaggagggggtaGTGGGGGTTGAAGtaaaggaggagcaggaggaagaggaggttacAGGGAAAAAAGCAGACACAAGGCAAGAGGAGGTAcaggagaacagggagaaagaggaggaacatGGAGGTGAGAAGCAACAGGCTGAGGAGCAGGtggaggaggagctgtctgagaaGGAAGAGACAATGGACACAGAGAAAGGATTGACCTCGGAGGACAAGGAAGAGTCAGGGTCGAGGGCGGCGGAGGAAAGTGAGGTCATGAAAGAGAATGAAGGtgaaacaaacaggaacactgtttCAGAAGACAAGAACCAGACACCgacaggagagaaaggagatcCGAATTAA